In Bacillus sp. KH172YL63, one genomic interval encodes:
- a CDS encoding transglycosylase domain-containing protein, producing MKEKWNLLLEKLDPAIRFFSNTRFQKRARITYGVFWNLSLILVVTLILGFAFAGGVGAGYFASLVKEEPIRPYDQMKKDIYNYEETSRLYFSDDVYLGKLRTDLEREEVKLEDISEDLRNAVIATEDEYFKEHNGVVPKAIMRAVLQEFTNSSTQSGGSTLTQQLIKNQILTNEVSFERKAKEILLALRLERFFDKDEILEAYLNVATLGRNSSGQNIAGVQSAAKGIFGVEAKDLTLPQAAFIAGLPQAPFSYTPFKNNGEVKENLEAGMSRKNTVLYRMHREGYITQKQYDDAVAYDITKDFVEPKPSPQEQYPWLTAELESRAVDIMMNVLAEKDGYSKEDLKNNDELEDKYRTLADRNVRQSGYEIHSTINKKIYDQMQKTKDAYEMYGPTKTITKTDPETGEEVEVEQPVQVGAMMIENKTGRIISFIGGRDFKLEQINHATQSHRSNGSTMKPLLAYAPALEYGYISPGSPIPDVAVNINGWTPENYSFRERGLFPARYALAESLNLPAVRTYANIYNRNPFKEFLLKMGFSSLSSRYDNNLSLTLGATTTGVTVEENVNAYTTFANGGKFLDAYMIDKIVDKDGNVVYEHKVDPVDVFSPQTAYLAIDMMRDTLNHSLGTGRYAKTFLNFGSDWAGKSGTSQDYKDHWFVASNPSITFGTWFGYDTPSSLNTAGSRAQYGHYGLRNIRLWSYLLNDTRALAPELIDPDARFQQPEGVVRRSFCSISGLLPSEACSQAGLVKSDLFNAKYVPTKTDDSLLMSRYVMVNGKKYLALPNTPAEFSQPGVILNPDFVKNIFGAVPGNPDKLIPEGDERFKNVLIAENKISDDGAAPGTVKASGNGNKITWTPSASGDVVGYRVYKKSGGKVGSVKSGASYAVSVGNGEYYVVAVDVAGKESAHSNTVQIGKPEPKPAPKPEKPDPKPPGDKPADPPPKPDKPEPPPPADDGGGDGGGDGGTQPPAEPDPPAEQN from the coding sequence ATGAAGGAAAAATGGAACTTATTACTCGAAAAATTAGACCCTGCAATCAGGTTCTTTTCAAATACCAGATTTCAGAAACGAGCAAGAATTACATACGGCGTATTTTGGAACCTGTCCCTGATCCTTGTTGTCACACTCATTTTAGGATTTGCGTTTGCAGGAGGCGTCGGAGCGGGTTATTTCGCTTCCCTCGTCAAGGAAGAACCGATCCGTCCTTATGACCAGATGAAAAAGGACATCTACAACTATGAAGAAACATCACGCCTTTACTTCTCCGACGATGTATATCTCGGAAAGCTCCGGACAGACCTCGAACGTGAAGAAGTGAAGCTCGAAGATATCTCAGAAGATCTGCGGAATGCGGTCATTGCAACGGAAGATGAATATTTCAAGGAACATAACGGAGTCGTGCCGAAAGCGATCATGCGTGCCGTCCTCCAGGAGTTCACGAATTCATCTACCCAATCGGGTGGAAGTACCCTCACCCAACAACTGATCAAGAACCAGATCCTGACGAATGAAGTATCGTTCGAACGGAAAGCAAAGGAAATCCTCCTTGCCCTTCGCCTGGAGCGATTCTTCGATAAAGACGAAATACTGGAAGCCTATCTGAACGTGGCGACACTTGGCCGTAATTCATCAGGTCAAAACATCGCCGGCGTCCAGTCAGCTGCCAAAGGGATCTTCGGCGTGGAAGCAAAGGATTTAACCCTGCCACAGGCTGCTTTCATCGCGGGACTTCCACAGGCACCGTTCTCGTACACACCATTCAAGAACAACGGTGAAGTCAAAGAAAATCTCGAAGCCGGGATGAGCCGTAAAAACACGGTCCTCTACCGGATGCACCGGGAAGGCTACATCACCCAAAAGCAATACGACGATGCCGTCGCCTATGACATCACGAAAGACTTCGTCGAACCAAAGCCATCACCACAGGAGCAGTATCCATGGCTGACTGCCGAGCTTGAAAGCCGTGCAGTCGATATCATGATGAACGTCCTTGCTGAAAAAGACGGCTACTCAAAAGAAGATCTTAAGAACAATGATGAGCTCGAAGACAAATACCGGACGCTTGCCGACCGGAACGTACGCCAAAGCGGCTACGAGATCCACTCGACCATCAATAAAAAGATTTATGATCAAATGCAGAAAACAAAAGACGCCTACGAAATGTACGGACCAACCAAGACGATCACTAAAACGGATCCAGAAACCGGAGAAGAAGTAGAAGTGGAGCAGCCGGTCCAGGTCGGCGCAATGATGATCGAAAATAAAACAGGACGCATCATCAGCTTCATCGGCGGCCGTGATTTCAAACTGGAGCAGATCAACCATGCCACCCAGTCACACAGATCGAACGGTTCGACGATGAAACCGCTGCTTGCGTACGCACCGGCACTCGAATACGGCTACATCTCACCGGGATCACCGATTCCTGATGTGGCGGTCAACATCAACGGCTGGACACCTGAGAACTATTCATTCCGGGAGCGGGGACTGTTCCCTGCAAGATATGCCCTTGCAGAATCACTTAACCTCCCTGCCGTCAGAACGTATGCGAACATTTACAACCGAAATCCTTTCAAGGAATTCCTGCTGAAGATGGGCTTTTCTTCCCTTTCCAGCAGATATGACAATAACCTGTCCCTCACACTCGGTGCCACAACGACCGGTGTGACAGTCGAAGAAAACGTCAATGCCTACACAACATTCGCCAACGGCGGTAAGTTCCTCGACGCCTATATGATCGACAAGATCGTCGACAAAGACGGCAATGTCGTGTATGAGCACAAAGTTGATCCTGTGGATGTATTCAGTCCGCAAACGGCCTATCTCGCAATCGATATGATGAGGGATACGCTGAACCATTCACTAGGAACAGGACGCTATGCAAAAACCTTCCTGAATTTCGGATCAGACTGGGCCGGAAAATCAGGGACGAGTCAGGACTACAAGGACCACTGGTTCGTCGCATCCAATCCGAGCATCACATTCGGTACATGGTTCGGATATGACACACCTTCTTCCTTGAACACAGCCGGCTCACGTGCACAGTACGGACATTACGGACTGCGGAACATCCGCTTATGGTCATACCTGCTGAATGACACAAGAGCGCTCGCACCGGAACTGATTGATCCGGATGCACGATTCCAGCAGCCTGAAGGGGTTGTCAGAAGATCCTTCTGTTCGATCTCAGGATTGCTTCCATCAGAAGCGTGCAGTCAGGCAGGACTCGTGAAGAGTGACCTGTTCAACGCCAAATACGTCCCGACCAAGACAGACGACAGCCTGCTCATGAGCCGTTACGTCATGGTCAACGGAAAGAAATATCTGGCACTTCCTAACACACCGGCAGAATTCTCACAGCCTGGCGTCATCCTAAACCCGGACTTTGTGAAAAACATCTTCGGTGCTGTACCTGGAAATCCAGACAAACTGATTCCAGAAGGCGATGAACGTTTCAAAAACGTCCTCATCGCAGAAAATAAAATTTCAGACGACGGTGCCGCACCGGGAACCGTCAAAGCAAGCGGAAATGGAAACAAGATCACGTGGACCCCGTCCGCAAGCGGTGACGTCGTCGGATACCGGGTCTACAAAAAATCAGGCGGCAAAGTCGGCAGCGTCAAATCAGGCGCAAGCTATGCCGTATCAGTCGGAAACGGTGAATACTATGTGGTTGCAGTCGATGTAGCCGGCAAAGAATCCGCCCATTCCAACACGGTACAGATCGGAAAGCCTGAACCGAAGCCAGCGCCTAAACCTGAAAAGCCGGATCCGAAACCACCTGGTGACAAACCGGCCGATCCTCCACCAAAACCGGACAAACCGGAGCCGCCACCACCGGCAGATGACGGAGGCGGAGATGGCGGAGGCGACGGCGGGACACAGCCGCCTGCCGAACCGGATCCACCTGCTGAACAGAACTGA
- the acsA gene encoding acetate--CoA ligase, translated as MKVEALPVTKGSYNLESYEKTYASFDWKDAEKEFSWAETGRVNLAHEAIDRHAASFRKNKVALYYRDADRDEKYTYADMKKLSNKAGNVLKRFGDVEKGDRVFIFMPRSPELYFSVLGAIKLGAIVGPLFEAFMEGAVRDRLEDSEAKVLITTPELLKRVPVSELPNLKHVFLVGEDIEEDDVHVDFMAKFAEASDKLQVEWVDRNDGLILHYTSGSTGKPKGVLHVHNAMIQHYQTSKWVLDLQEEDVYWCTADPGWVTGTSYGIFGPWLTGASNVIVGGRFKPENWYKTIEDYGVTVWYSAPTAFRMLMGAGDEVVKKFDLSSLRHILSVGEPLNPEVVRWGMKVFNLRIHDTWWMTETGGQLICNYPSMEIKPGSMGKPFPGVKAAIVDDQGNEVPPYRMGNLAIKKGWPSMMNQIWNNPQKYESYFMPGDWYVSGDSAYMDEDGYFWFQGRIDDVIMTSGERVGPFEVESKLVEHPAVAEAGVIGKPDPVRGEIIKAFIALRDGYEVTDELKEEIRQFVKKGLAAHAAPREIEFRDKLPKTRSGKIMRRVLKAWELDLPTGDLSTMED; from the coding sequence ATGAAAGTGGAAGCGTTACCAGTGACAAAGGGAAGCTACAATCTTGAAAGCTATGAAAAGACCTATGCATCATTCGATTGGAAGGATGCGGAGAAAGAATTTTCATGGGCGGAAACAGGGCGTGTCAACCTGGCACACGAAGCCATCGACCGCCACGCGGCTTCTTTCAGGAAAAATAAAGTCGCGCTTTATTACCGGGATGCAGACCGTGATGAAAAATATACTTACGCGGATATGAAGAAATTGTCCAACAAAGCAGGGAACGTATTAAAGCGTTTCGGGGATGTTGAAAAAGGGGACCGGGTCTTCATCTTCATGCCAAGATCACCGGAATTGTATTTCTCCGTATTGGGTGCGATCAAGCTCGGCGCCATCGTCGGCCCGCTCTTTGAAGCATTCATGGAAGGAGCGGTAAGGGACCGTCTTGAAGACAGTGAAGCGAAGGTGCTGATTACGACGCCTGAACTGCTGAAGCGGGTACCGGTCAGCGAACTGCCGAACCTGAAGCATGTGTTCCTTGTAGGGGAAGACATCGAGGAAGACGACGTGCATGTCGACTTCATGGCTAAATTCGCAGAAGCAAGCGATAAGCTTCAAGTGGAATGGGTAGACAGGAATGACGGCCTGATCCTTCACTATACGTCAGGATCGACCGGCAAACCTAAAGGGGTGCTCCACGTCCACAATGCGATGATCCAGCATTATCAAACGTCCAAATGGGTGCTTGACCTCCAGGAAGAAGACGTGTACTGGTGCACAGCCGACCCGGGCTGGGTGACGGGGACTTCCTACGGTATCTTCGGCCCGTGGCTGACCGGTGCATCGAATGTCATCGTCGGCGGCCGCTTCAAGCCGGAAAACTGGTACAAAACGATCGAAGACTACGGTGTGACCGTCTGGTACAGCGCACCGACCGCCTTCAGGATGCTGATGGGTGCAGGGGACGAAGTCGTGAAGAAGTTCGACCTGAGCTCACTCCGCCATATCCTGAGTGTCGGAGAGCCGCTTAATCCGGAAGTCGTCCGCTGGGGAATGAAGGTATTCAACCTCCGCATCCATGACACATGGTGGATGACGGAAACCGGCGGACAGCTGATCTGTAACTACCCAAGCATGGAAATCAAGCCAGGCTCGATGGGGAAACCATTCCCGGGCGTGAAGGCCGCAATCGTCGATGACCAAGGGAATGAAGTGCCGCCGTACCGGATGGGGAACCTCGCCATCAAAAAAGGCTGGCCTTCGATGATGAACCAGATCTGGAATAACCCGCAAAAGTATGAATCCTACTTCATGCCGGGTGACTGGTATGTATCCGGGGATTCTGCCTATATGGATGAAGACGGATACTTCTGGTTCCAGGGCCGCATCGATGATGTCATCATGACGTCAGGAGAACGGGTAGGACCTTTCGAAGTCGAAAGCAAGCTGGTCGAGCATCCTGCTGTCGCAGAAGCAGGCGTGATCGGAAAGCCTGACCCTGTCCGAGGTGAAATCATCAAAGCATTCATCGCCCTCCGCGATGGATACGAAGTGACGGACGAATTAAAAGAAGAAATCCGCCAATTCGTCAAAAAAGGGCTCGCTGCCCACGCAGCCCCGAGGGAAATCGAATTCCGCGACAAACTGCCTAAAACCCGCAGCGGTAAAATCATGCGCCGCGTATTGAAGGCATGGGAATTGGATCTGCCGACAGGTGATTTAAGTACAATGGAAGATTGA
- a CDS encoding GNAT family N-acetyltransferase, which yields MKLKKTYNATELKTAKGNIVIEGPISAEELSRLDFHEDLVAFRPPHQQHKALVEIAGLPEGRILIARDNHTIVGYVTYLYPDPLERWSQGKMENLIELGAIEVIPKFRGAAVGKNLLKVSMMDDNMEDFIVITTEYYWHWDLKGTGLNVWEYRKVMEKMMNAGGLEYYATDDPEISSHPANCLMARIGKRVDPDSIQRFDQLRFMNRFMY from the coding sequence ATGAAATTGAAAAAAACCTATAATGCAACAGAGTTAAAAACAGCAAAAGGCAACATCGTGATTGAAGGTCCGATTTCGGCTGAGGAGCTGTCCCGCCTCGATTTCCATGAGGACCTGGTCGCTTTCAGGCCCCCTCATCAGCAGCATAAGGCGCTGGTTGAGATCGCCGGTTTACCGGAAGGACGCATCCTGATCGCACGGGACAATCACACGATCGTCGGGTACGTTACATATTTATATCCTGACCCGCTCGAACGCTGGTCACAGGGAAAAATGGAAAACCTCATCGAGCTCGGTGCCATCGAGGTGATCCCGAAATTCCGCGGGGCGGCAGTCGGGAAGAATCTATTAAAAGTATCGATGATGGATGACAATATGGAAGATTTCATCGTCATCACGACCGAATATTATTGGCACTGGGATCTGAAAGGGACCGGACTCAACGTCTGGGAATACCGGAAAGTGATGGAGAAGATGATGAACGCCGGCGGTTTGGAATACTATGCAACCGACGACCCTGAAATCAGTTCACATCCAGCCAACTGCCTGATGGCAAGGATCGGCAAACGGGTGGACCCGGATTCCATTCAACGCTTCGATCAGCTTCGATTTATGAATCGCTTCATGTATTAA
- a CDS encoding acetoin utilization AcuB family protein translates to MIVEEIMKTKIATLKADDTIESAIGLMREKKIKHIPIVNDEMEVVGIVSDRDVKDGTPSIFHKGADPVELQNPLKFIMKTEVITGHPLDFVEEVAALFYEHRISCLPILKEKKLVGIITETDLLYTLIQLTGAHQPGSQIEVKVPHKAGILYEVAGIIRRNNSNIQSVLVYPDKKDEQYKILVFRVRTMNPMNVINDLKKEGYDVLWPNMPGISS, encoded by the coding sequence GTGATTGTAGAAGAAATAATGAAAACGAAAATCGCTACACTGAAGGCTGACGACACGATTGAATCAGCCATTGGATTAATGCGGGAAAAAAAGATCAAGCACATCCCGATCGTCAATGATGAGATGGAAGTCGTCGGGATTGTGAGTGACCGTGATGTGAAGGACGGGACCCCTTCGATTTTCCATAAAGGTGCGGATCCGGTCGAACTTCAGAACCCTTTGAAGTTCATCATGAAGACAGAAGTCATCACCGGCCATCCACTGGATTTTGTCGAAGAGGTCGCAGCCCTTTTTTATGAACACCGCATCAGCTGCCTTCCGATTCTGAAGGAGAAGAAGCTCGTCGGAATCATTACCGAAACCGACCTCTTGTATACGCTCATCCAGCTGACAGGCGCCCATCAGCCCGGCTCCCAAATAGAAGTGAAGGTCCCCCACAAAGCAGGCATCCTCTATGAGGTGGCCGGGATCATCCGACGGAACAATTCGAATATCCAAAGCGTCCTCGTTTATCCGGATAAAAAAGATGAACAATATAAAATCCTCGTTTTCCGGGTGCGGACGATGAATCCGATGAACGTGATCAATGACTTGAAGAAAGAAGGATATGACGTGTTATGGCCAAACATGCCAGGAATCTCATCATGA
- a CDS encoding acetoin utilization protein AcuC, giving the protein MTREAVFIYSDALLGYRFSDQHPFNQTRLTLTMDLLKEINALQPSEIVPPRVATDEELFLNHDPNYVNAVKQASVGQLPQDRAEGFGIGTEDTPMFKGMHEASAYLVGGALTAVDWVMTGKARHALHLGGGLHHGFKGKASGFCIYNDSSVAIRYLQEKYGARVLYVDTDAHHGDGVQWSFYDDPTVCTLSIHETGRYLFPGTGNINERGHGKGYGYSFNIPLDAFTEDESWLEAYETSFREIIEFFKPDVILTQNGADAHYYDPLTHLSATMNIYREIPRIAHELAHEYCDGKWIAVGGGGYDIWRVVPRAWSMIWLEMAGRTDLADSFPATWTEKWQSKAGVPLPTAWMDEPGIYKPIPRKEEITEKNKQTVEKALYAIRQQLRQKPSS; this is encoded by the coding sequence ATGACCAGGGAAGCAGTCTTCATTTATTCAGATGCGCTTCTCGGATACCGCTTCTCTGATCAGCATCCCTTCAATCAGACCCGTCTGACGCTTACAATGGATTTGTTAAAAGAAATCAATGCCCTTCAGCCATCCGAGATCGTCCCTCCCCGGGTGGCGACCGATGAAGAGCTGTTTCTTAATCACGATCCCAATTATGTAAACGCTGTCAAACAGGCGAGTGTCGGCCAGCTCCCTCAAGACCGGGCAGAAGGATTCGGGATCGGGACCGAGGATACCCCCATGTTCAAGGGCATGCATGAAGCGAGTGCCTATCTTGTAGGCGGTGCCCTGACGGCAGTGGACTGGGTCATGACCGGAAAAGCCCGGCACGCCCTCCATCTTGGTGGCGGTCTTCATCACGGATTCAAAGGAAAGGCCTCTGGCTTTTGCATCTACAATGACAGCTCCGTCGCCATCCGCTATTTGCAGGAAAAGTACGGGGCACGGGTCCTGTACGTGGATACCGATGCCCATCATGGGGACGGGGTCCAGTGGTCCTTCTATGATGATCCGACCGTCTGCACGCTTTCGATCCATGAGACCGGCCGCTACCTCTTCCCAGGTACAGGCAATATCAATGAGCGGGGGCACGGAAAAGGATACGGCTATTCATTCAATATCCCCCTTGACGCCTTCACTGAGGATGAATCATGGCTCGAAGCGTATGAAACATCGTTCAGGGAAATCATTGAATTTTTCAAGCCCGATGTCATCCTGACCCAAAACGGCGCCGACGCCCATTATTATGATCCGCTCACCCATTTGTCTGCGACGATGAACATCTACCGGGAAATCCCCCGGATCGCACATGAGCTCGCCCATGAATACTGCGACGGGAAATGGATCGCGGTCGGGGGCGGCGGTTATGACATTTGGCGGGTCGTCCCCCGGGCCTGGAGCATGATCTGGCTTGAAATGGCCGGCAGGACCGACCTCGCCGATTCCTTTCCGGCAACGTGGACGGAGAAGTGGCAGAGCAAGGCAGGTGTCCCCCTGCCGACTGCATGGATGGATGAACCAGGCATCTACAAGCCGATTCCGAGGAAAGAGGAAATCACGGAAAAGAACAAGCAAACCGTAGAGAAGGCCCTGTATGCGATCCGGCAGCAGCTCAGGCAGAAGCCGTCGAGCTAA
- the fdhF gene encoding formate dehydrogenase subunit alpha: protein MEDKVSVYINGTQYEAPAGLSVLEFLNAQKVEIPQVCYQESLGPIETCDTCIVSINGDLKRACGTPLKEAMDIQTELSHVKDARFKAMDNILENHELYCTVCEKNNGDCTLHNTVAMMGLEHQIKPFEAKPYEKDFSGQFYRYDPDQCILCGKCVEACQDIQVNETLSIDWERKEPRVIWDQDVPIDQSSCVSCGQCVTVCPCNALMENDMLGKAGFMTGYNTSLLRSMIDITKNVETGYGPLFAVSDSEAQMREDQIKKTKTVCTYCGVGCSFNVWTKGRDILKMAPTEEAPANGIASCVKGKFGYGHVNSEKRLTRPLIREGDHFKEVEWEEALSYVAAKFKEIKDKNGPDALGFIASSKATNEEAYLLQKLARQAIGTNNVDNCSRYCQTPATVGLFRTVGYGGDAGSMEDIARADLVMLIGTNTADAHPVLASKVKRAHKLFGQKLIVADLREHEMARRADLFIHPKPGSDLVWLSAITKYIIDQGWHDKDFIANRVNDFDAYYESLSPFTMTYAEERTGISQEHLKTVAKQIHQAGSTAICWAMGVTQHQMGSDTSTAISNLLLVTGNYGKPGAGAYPLRGHNNVQGASDFGSMPNALPGYQSVEDPEVRSKFEQAWGTDLPKETGMDNHEMVEEIHEGNLKGLYVTGEDMGIVDSNINYVTDAFEKLEFFVVQDLFLTKTAEYADVVLPAVPSVEKEGTFTNTERRIQRIYQALDPLGEARPDWQIYSGIAEKLGFDWGYDSPEEIMKEAASLTPLIAGVSYDKLDGFNSLQWPVQEDGTDTPLLYTDEFHFDDGKARLFPLQYEYNYPAEKGFDYHVNNGRVLEHFHEGNMTAHTRGIQNKIPEPFFEVSETMAKDLEIEEGALIKLSNHNGESTGRVHVTKEVSGKELFITLNSDGKNAVNYLTSNNVDKDTNTPAYKEVPAKVEVLEKKGQSPIPHNNHRWATRNPQMGPEVERKWKRDDYVFPGNEVDTNG from the coding sequence ATGGAAGATAAGGTATCAGTCTATATCAACGGCACTCAATATGAGGCTCCGGCCGGGTTGAGTGTGCTTGAATTTCTTAACGCCCAGAAGGTCGAGATCCCACAGGTGTGTTATCAGGAAAGTCTCGGTCCCATCGAAACCTGCGATACGTGCATTGTATCCATTAACGGCGACCTGAAAAGGGCGTGCGGGACACCGCTTAAGGAAGCAATGGACATTCAAACGGAACTTTCCCACGTAAAAGACGCCCGCTTTAAAGCGATGGATAACATCCTAGAAAACCATGAATTGTATTGTACGGTCTGTGAGAAAAACAACGGAGACTGCACCCTTCATAATACGGTGGCGATGATGGGGCTTGAGCACCAGATCAAACCGTTCGAGGCGAAGCCCTATGAGAAAGATTTCTCTGGCCAGTTCTACCGGTATGACCCGGATCAATGCATCCTCTGCGGAAAATGCGTGGAGGCGTGCCAGGATATCCAGGTGAATGAAACGCTGTCCATCGACTGGGAGCGCAAGGAACCCCGGGTCATTTGGGATCAGGACGTGCCGATCGACCAGTCCTCCTGCGTCAGCTGCGGTCAGTGCGTGACGGTGTGCCCGTGCAACGCCCTCATGGAAAATGACATGCTCGGAAAAGCAGGATTTATGACAGGCTATAACACGAGCCTGCTCCGTTCGATGATTGACATTACAAAAAATGTAGAGACAGGCTACGGTCCTCTTTTCGCCGTGTCTGATTCTGAAGCCCAGATGCGGGAAGACCAAATCAAGAAAACCAAAACCGTCTGCACGTACTGCGGGGTCGGCTGCAGCTTCAATGTATGGACGAAAGGACGGGACATATTGAAGATGGCCCCGACCGAAGAAGCACCTGCCAACGGGATCGCATCCTGCGTGAAGGGGAAATTCGGCTATGGACATGTGAACAGCGAGAAGCGTCTCACCCGTCCCCTCATCCGTGAAGGAGATCATTTCAAAGAAGTCGAGTGGGAAGAAGCACTCAGTTATGTGGCGGCGAAATTCAAGGAAATCAAAGACAAGAACGGCCCTGACGCCCTTGGCTTCATTGCATCTTCCAAAGCGACGAACGAAGAAGCTTATCTTCTGCAGAAACTGGCAAGACAGGCGATCGGGACGAATAATGTAGATAACTGCTCCCGATATTGCCAGACACCGGCTACGGTAGGCTTATTCAGAACCGTCGGTTACGGAGGCGATGCCGGTTCGATGGAGGATATCGCACGGGCTGACCTGGTCATGCTGATCGGGACCAACACGGCCGATGCCCATCCTGTCCTTGCATCGAAAGTGAAACGTGCACACAAGCTGTTCGGCCAAAAATTGATTGTTGCCGATTTACGTGAACATGAAATGGCCCGGAGAGCAGATCTCTTTATCCATCCGAAGCCAGGGAGCGACCTTGTCTGGTTATCTGCCATCACCAAATACATCATCGACCAGGGATGGCATGACAAGGACTTCATCGCGAACCGGGTGAATGACTTCGATGCGTATTATGAAAGCCTCTCTCCTTTTACGATGACATATGCGGAAGAAAGAACAGGGATTTCACAAGAACATCTGAAAACCGTCGCAAAGCAGATCCATCAGGCCGGTTCAACAGCGATCTGCTGGGCAATGGGCGTTACACAGCATCAAATGGGGTCCGATACATCCACAGCTATCTCCAACCTGCTGCTCGTAACCGGAAACTACGGCAAACCAGGTGCCGGCGCCTATCCGCTGCGCGGCCATAACAATGTGCAGGGAGCAAGTGATTTTGGCAGCATGCCGAATGCATTACCAGGCTACCAAAGCGTGGAGGACCCTGAAGTCCGGAGTAAATTCGAACAGGCATGGGGAACGGATCTCCCGAAAGAGACCGGCATGGATAACCACGAAATGGTGGAGGAAATCCATGAAGGCAATCTGAAGGGCTTATACGTCACCGGAGAAGATATGGGCATCGTCGATTCCAACATCAACTATGTGACAGACGCCTTCGAAAAGCTTGAATTCTTTGTCGTCCAGGATCTCTTCCTGACAAAAACGGCAGAATATGCCGATGTGGTGCTCCCGGCAGTGCCAAGCGTGGAGAAAGAAGGAACGTTCACGAATACAGAGCGCCGCATCCAGCGCATCTATCAAGCACTCGATCCCCTCGGGGAGGCAAGACCCGACTGGCAGATCTATTCAGGCATTGCCGAAAAGCTCGGTTTCGACTGGGGCTATGATTCTCCTGAAGAAATCATGAAGGAAGCCGCTTCCCTCACACCACTGATCGCAGGCGTTTCCTACGATAAGCTCGATGGCTTCAACAGTCTTCAATGGCCGGTCCAGGAAGACGGAACCGATACCCCGCTGCTGTATACGGATGAATTCCATTTTGATGACGGAAAAGCAAGGCTCTTCCCGCTTCAATATGAATACAATTATCCGGCGGAAAAAGGGTTCGATTACCATGTGAACAACGGACGTGTCCTCGAGCACTTCCATGAAGGAAATATGACGGCCCATACGAGAGGGATTCAAAACAAAATCCCTGAACCGTTCTTTGAAGTATCAGAAACGATGGCGAAAGACCTTGAAATTGAAGAAGGCGCCCTCATCAAGCTTTCAAACCATAACGGTGAAAGCACCGGCAGGGTTCATGTGACGAAGGAAGTGTCAGGCAAGGAATTGTTTATCACCTTGAATAGTGACGGAAAGAATGCCGTCAACTATCTGACCAGCAACAATGTGGATAAAGACACGAACACGCCTGCCTACAAAGAGGTGCCAGCCAAAGTAGAGGTACTCGAGAAAAAAGGCCAATCACCGATTCCCCATAACAATCACCGCTGGGCCACACGCAATCCGCAAATGGGCCCAGAGGTAGAAAGAAAGTGGAAGCGGGACGATTACGTCTTCCCAGGAAACGAGGTTGATACGAATGGCTAA
- a CDS encoding DUF1641 domain-containing protein has product MAKSIDKVIRLETPKEKIKEQNLNELLDALSENKDSILKVIGIIKHMDDNRNLDTLSAMVNHQEDILANFSKEANKKQNAAILNNLARMSELLGSLNLEGIETLSVRNTRNLNIGKETPPTKRTGFFGLLRALRDPAVQRTITIILYIIRGIGKSREEHDKK; this is encoded by the coding sequence ATGGCTAAATCCATCGACAAAGTGATTCGCCTTGAAACACCGAAAGAAAAGATCAAGGAGCAGAACCTGAATGAACTGCTCGACGCGCTGTCTGAGAATAAAGATTCGATCTTGAAGGTCATCGGCATCATCAAGCATATGGATGACAATCGCAATCTCGATACACTGAGCGCAATGGTCAATCACCAGGAAGATATCCTGGCAAACTTCTCTAAGGAAGCAAATAAAAAGCAGAACGCTGCGATCCTGAACAATCTTGCCCGCATGTCTGAGCTGCTCGGCAGTCTCAATCTGGAGGGTATCGAAACACTGAGCGTCCGGAACACACGAAATCTGAATATCGGAAAAGAAACACCGCCGACGAAAAGGACCGGATTCTTCGGACTGCTCCGTGCCCTCAGGGACCCTGCTGTCCAACGCACAATCACGATCATCCTCTATATCATCAGGGGCATCGGAAAAAGCAGGGAAGAACATGATAAGAAATAA